The Neobacillus sp. OS1-2 genome includes a window with the following:
- a CDS encoding Lin0512 family protein, with protein sequence MEKLMFIETGMGIDVHGQNITKAAVRAVKNAIHYNSMPGIRSVLPENSLDHMKVNVKLAIPCEKENLDIDAVKEALPYGSVTVEVMDGGMMTTSGIALEDKGDKNDMMYIVVASVEVGY encoded by the coding sequence ATGGAAAAATTAATGTTTATTGAAACTGGGATGGGGATTGATGTACATGGCCAAAATATTACAAAAGCAGCAGTTCGCGCTGTAAAAAATGCCATTCACTATAATTCCATGCCCGGCATTCGTTCTGTGCTCCCTGAAAACAGTCTAGATCATATGAAAGTGAATGTGAAACTTGCCATTCCATGTGAGAAAGAAAACCTTGATATCGATGCTGTAAAAGAGGCTCTGCCATATGGTAGCGTTACAGTGGAAGTCATGGATGGAGGAATGATGACAACTAGCGGGATTGCTCTCGAGGATAAGGGAGATAAAAATGATATGATGTACATAGTCGTCGCATCGGTTGAAGTTGGCTATTAG
- a CDS encoding SDR family oxidoreductase, protein MKFLVTGATGKLGTKVVENILKTIPANQLAVSVRNPERAEGLRSLGVDVRQGDFDLPETLDAAFEGIDRLLIISADGDNETRIRQHTNAVAAAQRKGVKFIAYTSLANATDSTNLMAPPHVATEAAIIKTGIPYSFLRNNWYLENEMGGIQGALAGAPWVTSAGTGKVGWALQQDYADAAAEVLLGSGHDNTVYELSGPLLTQEELVAALGAILGKEIPVQQVNDETYAEMMKGLGLPDFVIPIVVGIQESIRNGSLEVESNDFEKLLGRPITPIKEGLTQIVNQISQAK, encoded by the coding sequence ATGAAATTTTTAGTAACAGGTGCAACAGGGAAATTGGGAACAAAAGTAGTGGAGAACATATTAAAAACTATACCGGCGAATCAATTAGCTGTCAGTGTACGTAATCCCGAGAGGGCAGAAGGATTACGATCACTCGGGGTAGATGTTCGCCAAGGAGATTTTGACCTTCCGGAAACATTGGATGCTGCTTTTGAAGGCATTGATCGTTTATTGATTATTTCTGCAGATGGTGACAATGAAACAAGAATTCGTCAGCATACAAATGCAGTCGCAGCGGCTCAAAGGAAGGGAGTTAAATTTATTGCTTATACAAGTTTAGCAAATGCAACAGATAGTACAAATTTAATGGCACCTCCTCATGTAGCGACAGAAGCAGCGATCATTAAAACAGGAATTCCATATTCCTTCTTGCGTAACAATTGGTATCTGGAAAACGAAATGGGGGGTATTCAGGGTGCGTTAGCAGGTGCTCCGTGGGTAACTTCAGCTGGAACAGGTAAAGTGGGGTGGGCACTACAACAAGATTACGCAGATGCGGCAGCAGAGGTGCTTTTAGGAAGTGGGCATGATAATACAGTATATGAACTTTCCGGTCCACTTTTAACGCAAGAAGAATTAGTAGCTGCTCTTGGTGCCATATTGGGTAAAGAAATACCTGTACAACAAGTCAACGACGAGACGTATGCCGAAATGATGAAAGGACTAGGTTTACCGGATTTTGTTATTCCGATTGTTGTAGGAATTCAAGAGAGTATCCGCAATGGTTCACTAGAAGTTGAAAGCAATGATTTTGAAAAGCTTCTCGGTCGTCCAATAACGCCAATAAAAGAGGGATTAACTCAAATCGTTAACCAAATTTCTCAAGCAAAATAA
- a CDS encoding Rrf2 family transcriptional regulator encodes MSISSRFAVGVHILTLLEVNNGGVNSSEFIAGSVNTNPAVIRKIMGMLKNAGLVNVRAGIAGAELAKDLTEITLYDVYKAVDVVQDKELFSIHEKPNPECPVGRNIQNTIEPLFSTAQLALEKALGNVTIGDVVRDITEREKLNNKIKSN; translated from the coding sequence ATGTCGATTAGCAGCAGGTTTGCAGTTGGGGTTCATATATTAACACTTCTTGAAGTGAATAATGGTGGGGTAAACTCATCAGAGTTTATTGCGGGAAGTGTAAATACCAATCCAGCTGTGATTAGAAAAATAATGGGGATGCTAAAAAATGCAGGTTTAGTTAATGTACGAGCTGGTATAGCAGGTGCTGAACTAGCAAAGGATTTAACCGAAATAACATTGTATGATGTTTATAAGGCGGTAGATGTCGTTCAAGATAAAGAGTTGTTTAGTATTCACGAGAAACCGAATCCAGAATGCCCTGTTGGAAGAAATATTCAAAATACGATTGAGCCACTGTTCTCTACTGCCCAATTGGCATTGGAGAAAGCTCTCGGAAATGTAACCATTGGGGATGTAGTAAGGGATATTACAGAAAGAGAAAAATTGAATAATAAAATAAAAAGTAATTAG
- a CDS encoding glutaredoxin family protein has product MKKVIIYSQETCPPCHAEKLWLKENGIKFEERDIRKDDQYLQELIQLGAAATPATIIKNDTSEDVILGFDQAKLAKILGV; this is encoded by the coding sequence ATGAAGAAAGTGATCATTTATTCTCAGGAGACATGTCCTCCTTGCCATGCGGAAAAACTTTGGCTAAAAGAAAATGGGATTAAGTTTGAAGAAAGAGACATACGTAAGGACGATCAATATCTGCAAGAACTTATTCAACTTGGTGCTGCCGCTACACCCGCAACCATTATCAAAAACGATACGAGTGAAGACGTTATTCTAGGATTTGATCAAGCAAAATTGGCCAAGATCTTAGGGGTATAA
- a CDS encoding zinc metallopeptidase: MGFIFYFILIMLVPLIVQVYLRNTYSKYLKVATSSGFSGAMAARRILDANGLYDVTVEQVSGHLSDHYDPRTRSVRLSTANYHGTSIASISVAVHEVGHCLQQKEGYVPLRIRHALVPVANIGSNISFILILIGLLLSSANLLLLGIAAMAAAVLFQVITLPVEFNASSRALNMMIGSGLIRNDEEGKARKVLNAAALTYVAATVVAIAELLRFVLMFTGMRNNED; the protein is encoded by the coding sequence ATGGGCTTTATTTTTTACTTTATTCTTATCATGCTTGTACCACTTATAGTCCAAGTATACTTAAGAAATACCTATTCCAAATATTTAAAAGTGGCCACCTCCTCTGGTTTTTCCGGAGCCATGGCAGCTCGGCGAATTTTAGATGCAAATGGGTTATACGATGTTACGGTTGAACAGGTGTCAGGCCATTTATCGGATCACTATGATCCAAGAACTAGAAGTGTTCGGCTGTCCACGGCTAATTATCATGGTACTTCCATTGCTTCGATTTCCGTGGCGGTTCACGAGGTTGGTCATTGTCTTCAGCAAAAGGAGGGCTATGTTCCGTTACGCATCCGACATGCACTAGTACCTGTGGCAAATATAGGGTCAAACATTTCATTTATCTTAATATTAATTGGACTACTCCTATCATCCGCAAACCTTTTATTACTAGGAATAGCTGCCATGGCAGCTGCAGTCTTATTTCAGGTTATTACACTTCCAGTTGAATTCAATGCGAGTTCCAGGGCACTAAATATGATGATTGGTTCAGGTCTAATTAGGAATGATGAAGAGGGTAAGGCGAGGAAAGTTCTTAATGCTGCTGCGTTAACCTATGTGGCTGCAACGGTAGTTGCTATAGCAGAGCTCCTTCGTTTTGTTCTCATGTTTACGGGAATGCGTAATAATGAGGATTAA
- a CDS encoding ABC transporter translates to MSHGQSSCGVFGIFLGFITGAIWLLLAVLGFTSDFFVLLGLGTLGNILTILIALIGFLAFIIFGLLVFKKAWHQRR, encoded by the coding sequence ATGAGTCATGGGCAATCTTCCTGTGGTGTATTTGGCATTTTTCTTGGTTTTATAACAGGTGCGATTTGGCTGCTACTAGCGGTATTGGGATTTACTAGCGACTTCTTTGTTCTACTTGGCCTTGGAACCCTAGGAAATATTTTAACCATTCTTATTGCGTTAATCGGCTTCCTAGCTTTTATAATCTTTGGATTACTTGTATTTAAAAAAGCTTGGCATCAGCGTCGTTAA
- a CDS encoding CAP domain-containing protein gives MWRFFSILVILFILYVSGPIIKQKFASADYVKEMNQVESKLNDVINNPGLQATIDSLSDGMEQLIEQLGLFLDKQQKEEPQDQKKITVHPPVNQVFSVHNIELGATKEGIEHIVGQSNRETLNEYGAKWYAYHTNYQNFFMIMYDDKKRVAGLYTNQDLISSNNGIKLGSSKETVRAALGEPLTGIQKGLTVFQLQENADYEVYLLDEGYVTIFYDKHENNTVTAMQLINKEMEQKKHELYTSASPALKEGFELQLFDLTNASRVEHQLPILSWDDHVRETARKHSTDMAVNHYFDHTNLKGQSPFDRMKEDHIIFYLAGENLAYGQFSSIFAHEGLMNSLGHRENILRKGYKYLGVGVAFNDQSQPYYTENFYAK, from the coding sequence ATGTGGCGCTTTTTTTCAATCCTAGTAATACTATTTATATTATATGTTTCTGGACCAATTATTAAACAGAAATTCGCTAGTGCTGATTATGTAAAGGAAATGAATCAAGTTGAATCCAAACTAAATGATGTTATAAACAATCCTGGATTACAAGCAACCATCGATTCTCTATCTGATGGGATGGAACAATTAATAGAGCAGCTTGGTCTTTTTTTAGATAAACAACAAAAAGAGGAACCTCAAGATCAAAAAAAAATAACGGTACACCCACCGGTTAATCAAGTTTTTTCCGTCCATAATATAGAACTTGGTGCCACTAAGGAAGGTATTGAACACATTGTAGGCCAATCAAACCGAGAAACACTTAATGAATACGGAGCAAAGTGGTATGCCTATCACACCAATTATCAAAACTTTTTTATGATTATGTACGACGATAAAAAACGGGTAGCAGGACTATACACGAATCAAGATTTAATTTCCTCTAACAATGGAATTAAGTTAGGTAGTTCGAAAGAAACGGTGCGAGCTGCGCTTGGAGAACCATTAACTGGGATTCAAAAGGGGCTGACTGTTTTTCAATTACAAGAAAATGCTGACTATGAGGTCTATCTGCTAGATGAAGGTTATGTTACCATTTTCTACGACAAACACGAAAACAATACAGTGACAGCCATGCAATTAATCAACAAAGAAATGGAACAAAAGAAACATGAACTGTACACTAGTGCAAGTCCGGCATTAAAAGAAGGATTTGAATTGCAACTATTCGATTTGACGAATGCATCTCGTGTTGAGCACCAGCTTCCCATTCTGTCATGGGATGACCATGTAAGAGAAACAGCTCGGAAGCATAGTACCGATATGGCGGTCAATCACTACTTTGATCACACAAATCTTAAAGGGCAGTCGCCTTTCGATAGAATGAAAGAGGATCATATCATCTTTTATTTAGCCGGGGAAAACCTTGCATATGGGCAGTTTAGCAGTATTTTTGCCCACGAAGGGTTAATGAATTCTCTTGGACATAGAGAAAATATTTTGCGAAAAGGATATAAATATTTAGGTGTGGGCGTTGCCTTTAATGATCAATCACAGCCATATTATACGGAGAACTTTTATGCTAAATAA
- a CDS encoding HAD family hydrolase, with the protein MEFKPRAIFLDMDGTILNHQNVVSIHTKEIIDALRIQGYYVFIATGRAFDEIEPMVPPGFQVDGVVTSNGMAGYVDGEIIFKHTLPLNLVETIIKKAREHMVYYELFPYGTPRVTLKQDQVYVEDEIRDPKPDSVGLNEWLSRKQALKEEIAWKDHLEGNEFSKFYFFARTIEHIQTWKKVLEQLKKEVDFTMSVSSEHNVEVMVANVNKATGVQQMLKHFGLSVHETLAIGDSDNDLPMLKLVNYAVAMKNAPDRIKEIANDVTDFTCDEDGVYYYLKSQFELSTSNK; encoded by the coding sequence TTGGAATTTAAACCTAGAGCAATATTTTTAGATATGGATGGGACGATACTAAACCACCAAAATGTGGTAAGTATACATACAAAGGAAATAATAGATGCATTACGGATACAAGGATATTATGTTTTTATAGCAACAGGAAGAGCATTTGATGAAATAGAACCAATGGTGCCGCCTGGATTTCAAGTTGATGGGGTCGTTACGTCAAATGGTATGGCGGGATATGTTGATGGCGAAATCATATTTAAACATACACTCCCGCTTAATTTGGTTGAAACTATTATAAAAAAAGCGAGAGAACATATGGTGTACTATGAACTTTTTCCATATGGAACTCCTCGAGTCACGCTAAAGCAAGACCAAGTCTATGTTGAGGATGAAATAAGAGACCCTAAACCGGACAGTGTCGGTTTGAATGAGTGGCTATCACGTAAACAGGCACTAAAAGAAGAAATTGCTTGGAAGGATCATTTAGAAGGAAATGAATTCTCCAAATTTTACTTTTTTGCCAGAACAATAGAACATATCCAGACCTGGAAAAAAGTGCTAGAACAATTGAAGAAAGAAGTAGATTTTACCATGTCGGTTTCTTCTGAACACAATGTTGAGGTGATGGTTGCAAACGTGAACAAAGCAACCGGAGTTCAACAGATGTTAAAACACTTTGGGTTGTCAGTGCATGAAACGCTGGCTATTGGCGATAGTGATAATGATTTGCCCATGCTGAAACTTGTCAATTATGCAGTCGCGATGAAAAATGCACCTGATCGCATAAAAGAAATTGCGAATGACGTGACTGATTTCACTTGCGATGAAGACGGGGTATATTATTATCTGAAATCACAATTTGAGTTGTCAACCTCTAATAAGTAA